Proteins from a genomic interval of Anas platyrhynchos isolate ZD024472 breed Pekin duck chromosome 4, IASCAAS_PekinDuck_T2T, whole genome shotgun sequence:
- the PCDH18 gene encoding protocadherin-18 isoform X1, translating into MNRKNLEMQHSGSKMHFVFVFALVAVSFDKAALGKNLKYRIYEEQRVGSVIARLSEDVADVLLKIPNPSSVRFRAMQRGNSPLLVVREDNGEISIGAKIDREQLCQKNLNCSIEFDVITLPTEHLQLFHVEVEVLDINDNSPQFSRALIPIEISESAAVGTRIPLDSAFDPDVGDNSLHTYSLSANDFFSIEVRTRTDGAKYAELIVVRELDRELKSSYELQLTASDKGVPQRSGSSILKISISDSNDNSPVFEQQSYIIQLLENSPIGTLLIDLNATDPDEGANGKVVYSFSSHVSSKITETFRIDSEKGHLTLLKQVDYEITKSYEIDAQAQDMGPNSIPAHCKIIIKIVDVNDNRPEINLNLMSPEKEETAYISEGSPLDTFVALVRVQDKDSGVNGEIVCKLHGHGHFKLQKTYENNYLILTNASLDREKRSEYSLTVIAEDKGTPSLSTVKHFTVQISDENDNPPRFQTNRYEVVILENNSPGAYITSVTATDPDLGDNGQVTYTILESYILGSSITTYVTIDPSNGAIYALRTFDHEEVNQIAFMVQARDGGSQQLVSNTTVVLTIIDENDNAPVIVGPALRNSTAEISIPKDAGIGFLVTRIRATDRDSGMNSELSCSIAADKENIFVMDPKTCDISINVSVESVPAKQWEFFVIVQDKGSPQLSTKALLKCTVFEYVYSFSSTEATLVSQPSLDVSMITIISLGSICAVLLVIMVIFATRCNREKKDTRSYNCRVAESTYQHHPKRPSRQIHKGDITLVPTVNGTLPIRSHHRASPSSSPTLERGQMSSRQSHHSHQSLNSLVTISSNHVPENFSLELTHATPAVEQVSQLLSMLHQGQYQPRPSFRGNKYSRSYRYALQDMDKFSLKDSGRGDSEAGDSDYDLGRESPIDRLLGEGFSDLFLTDGRIPAAMRLCTEECRVLGHSDQCWMPPLPSPSTDYRSNMFIPGEEFQSPQQQLQQQQQQQSLEEDPQPADTSEKKKSFSTFGKDCQGEEESGDTCTSSLLSEMSSVFQRLLPPSLDAYTECSEMDRSNSLERRKGHLPAKTLNYPQGVAAWAASTHFQNPANNGPTLGTHSSAQPSSKWLPAMEEIPENYEEDDFDNVLNHLSDGKHELMDASELVAEINKLLQDVRQN; encoded by the exons ATGAACCGCAAAAACTTAGAGATGCAGCACAGCGGCAGTAAGATGCACTTTGTGTTCGTTTTTGCACTGGTGGCGGTGTCTTTCGATAAGGCTGCGCTGGGCAAGAATTTGAAATACAGGATTTACGAGGAGCAGAGAGTGGGATCGGTAATCGCAAGGCTATCGGAGGACGTAGCggatgttttattaaaaattccGAACCCTTCCTCGGTTCGCTTTCGAGCCATGCAGAGGGGGAACTCTCCCTTGCTTGTAGTCCGTGAGGATAACGGGGAAATCAGCATAGGAGCTAAAATTGACCGGGAACAACTCTGCCAGAAAAACTTAAACTGCTCCATAGAGTTTGATGTGATCACTCTGCCCACTGAACATCTGCAGCTTTTCCATGTGGAAGTTGAAGTGCTGGATATTAATGACAACTCCCCGCAGTTTTCCCGGGCTCTCATCCCGATTGAGATATCCGAGAGCGCAGCTGTAGGAACCCGGATCCCTCTGGACAGCGCTTTTGACCCAGATGTGGGGGACAACTCCCTTCACACTTACTCCCTTTctgcaaatgatttttttagtATTGAAGTGAGGACAAGGACTGACGGTGCTAAGTATGCAGAGCTCATCGTGGTCAGAGAACTGGACAGGGAGTTGAAGTCAAGTTATGAACTCCAGCTCACTGCTTCAGATAAGGGGGTGCCGCAGAGGTCTGGCTCGTCCATCCTGAAAATAAGCATTTCTGATTCCAACGACAACAGTCCTGTTTTTGAACAGCAGTCGTATATAATTCAACTCTTGGAAAACTCACCGATTGGGACTTTGCTCATAGACCTCAATGCTACTGATCCAGATGAGGGCGCTAATGGTAAAGTCGTGTACTCTTTTAGCAGTCATGTGTCTTCCAAAATTACAGAGACTTTTAGGATAGATTCAGAAAAGGGACATCTGACCCTCCTGAAGCAAGTGGACTATGAAATAACCAAATCCTATGAAATTGATGCTCAGGCTCAAGATATGGGGCCAAATTCCATTCCAGCTCACTgcaaaattataattaaaattgtGGATGTGAATGACAACAGACCTGAAATTAACTTAAACTTGATgtccccagaaaaagaagagacagCCTACATTTCTGAAGGGTCACCCCTGGACACTTTCGTTGCCCTAGTCAGAGTGCAAGACAAGGACTCTGGCGTGAATGGAGAGATAGTTTGCAAGCTCCATGGACACGGCCACTTTAAACTCCAAAAGACTTATGAAAATAACTATTTAATCTTGACTAATGCCAGTCTAGATAGGGAAAAGAGATCTGAATACAGCTTGACTGTAATAGCAGAGGACAAGGGAACGCCAAGTCTCTCCACGGTAAAACACTTTACTGTCCAAATCAGTGATGAAAATGACAACCCACCCCGCTTCCAGACAAACAGATATGAAGTTGTTATCTTAGAAAATAACTCTCCAGGAGCGTATATCACATCTGTGACAGCCACAGACCCAGACCTAGGGGACAATGGGCAGGTGACCTACACTATTTTGGAGAGCTATATTTTGGGAAGTTCTATAACCACCTACGTGACCATTGATCCCTCCAATGGGGCGATCTATGCCCTGAGAACTTTTGACCATGAAGAAGTAAATCAAATTGCATTTATGGTTCAAGCGAGGGATGGAGGGAGCCAGCAGCTTGTTAGTAATACCACAGTTGTACTAACCATCATTGATGAAAATGATAATGCACCTGTCATTGTCGGTCCAGCACTACGCAACAGCACGGCAGAAATCTCAATCCCTAAAGATGCTGGAATTGGCTTTCTTGTCACCAGGATAAGGGCTACAGATAGAGACTCTGGTATGAACTCTGAACTCAGCTGCTCCATAGCAGCTGACAAGGAAAACATCTTTGTGATGGATCCCAAAACTTGTGACATTTCCATCAATGTGAGTGTCGAGTCAGTTCCAGCAAAACAATGGGAGTTTTTTGTGATAGTCCAGGATAAAGGCAGTCCTCAGCTTAGTACTAAAGCACTTCTGAAATGTACAGTTTTTGAGtatgtttattcattttcaagCACAGAAGCTACTTTGGTAAGCCAACCCTCTTTGGATGTCTCAATGATAACAATTATATCCTTAGGATCAATATGTGCCGTGTTGTTGGTCATTATGGTTATCTTTGCCACGAGATGTAATCGAGAGAAAAAGGACACCAGGTCCTACAACTGCCGTGTGGCAGAATCAACCTACCAGCACCACCCAAAGCGACCCTCACGACAGATCCACAAAGGGGACATTACATTAGTGCCAACGGTCAATGGCACTTTACCCATCAGATCTCACCACAGAGCGTCTCCATCATCATCTCCAACCCTGGAAAGGGGACAAATGAGCAGCCGGCAGAGCCACCACAGCCACCAATCGCTTAACAGCCTGGTGACAATCTCCTCTAACCACGTGCCTGAAAACTTCTCGCTGGAACTCACCCATGCCACTCCAGCTGTTGAG CAGGTTTCCCAACTTCTTTCGATGCTTCACCAAGGCCAGTATCAACCAAGGCCAAGTTTTCGAGGAAACAAATATTCCAGAAGCTACAG ATATGCCCTACAAGATATGGATAAATTCAGCTTGAAAGACAGTGGCCGGGGTGATAGTGAAGCTGGAGACAGCGATTATGATTTGGGTAGAGAGTCTCCAATTGACAGACTTCTTGGGGAAGGATTCAGTGACCTTTTCCTTACTGATGGGAGAATTCCTGCAG CAATGCGACTGTGCACAGAGGAATGCAGGGTTCTGGGCCACTCAGACCAGTGCTGGATGCCACCACTGCCCTCTCCCTCGACTGATTACAGAAGTAACATGTTCATCCCTGGGGAGGAGTTTCAGTCACCGCAGCAGCaactacagcagcagcagcagcagcagagccttgAGGAAGATCCGCAGCCTGCTGACACAAGTGAAAAGAAGAAGAGCTTTTCAACATTTGGCAAAGACTGTCAGGGTGAGGAGGAATCGGGGGACACCTGcacctcctctctcctctctgaaATGAGTAGTGTCTTCCAGCGCCTGCTGCCTCCCTCACTAGATGCCTACACAGAGTGCAGTGAGATGGATCGCTCAAATTCGTTGGAGCGCAGGAAGGGACATTTGCCAGCCAAAACTCTAAATTACCCACAGGGGGTGGCTGCCTGGGCAGCCAGCACACATTTCCAAAATCCTGCCAACAATGGGCCCACTCTAGGGACTCACTCAAGTGCGCAGCCTTCCTCTAAATGGCTGCCAGCCATGGAGGAAATCCCAGAGAATTACGAAGAAGATGATTTTGACAATGTGCTCAACCACCTCAGTGATGGCAAACACGAACTCATGGATGCCAGTGAGCTGGTGGCAGAAATTAACAAGCTGCTGCAAGATGTCCGGCAGAACTAA
- the PCDH18 gene encoding protocadherin-18 isoform X2: MNRKNLEMQHSGSKMHFVFVFALVAVSFDKAALGKNLKYRIYEEQRVGSVIARLSEDVADVLLKIPNPSSVRFRAMQRGNSPLLVVREDNGEISIGAKIDREQLCQKNLNCSIEFDVITLPTEHLQLFHVEVEVLDINDNSPQFSRALIPIEISESAAVGTRIPLDSAFDPDVGDNSLHTYSLSANDFFSIEVRTRTDGAKYAELIVVRELDRELKSSYELQLTASDKGVPQRSGSSILKISISDSNDNSPVFEQQSYIIQLLENSPIGTLLIDLNATDPDEGANGKVVYSFSSHVSSKITETFRIDSEKGHLTLLKQVDYEITKSYEIDAQAQDMGPNSIPAHCKIIIKIVDVNDNRPEINLNLMSPEKEETAYISEGSPLDTFVALVRVQDKDSGVNGEIVCKLHGHGHFKLQKTYENNYLILTNASLDREKRSEYSLTVIAEDKGTPSLSTVKHFTVQISDENDNPPRFQTNRYEVVILENNSPGAYITSVTATDPDLGDNGQVTYTILESYILGSSITTYVTIDPSNGAIYALRTFDHEEVNQIAFMVQARDGGSQQLVSNTTVVLTIIDENDNAPVIVGPALRNSTAEISIPKDAGIGFLVTRIRATDRDSGMNSELSCSIAADKENIFVMDPKTCDISINVSVESVPAKQWEFFVIVQDKGSPQLSTKALLKCTVFEYVYSFSSTEATLVSQPSLDVSMITIISLGSICAVLLVIMVIFATRCNREKKDTRSYNCRVAESTYQHHPKRPSRQIHKGDITLVPTVNGTLPIRSHHRASPSSSPTLERGQMSSRQSHHSHQSLNSLVTISSNHVPENFSLELTHATPAVEVSQLLSMLHQGQYQPRPSFRGNKYSRSYRYALQDMDKFSLKDSGRGDSEAGDSDYDLGRESPIDRLLGEGFSDLFLTDGRIPAAMRLCTEECRVLGHSDQCWMPPLPSPSTDYRSNMFIPGEEFQSPQQQLQQQQQQQSLEEDPQPADTSEKKKSFSTFGKDCQGEEESGDTCTSSLLSEMSSVFQRLLPPSLDAYTECSEMDRSNSLERRKGHLPAKTLNYPQGVAAWAASTHFQNPANNGPTLGTHSSAQPSSKWLPAMEEIPENYEEDDFDNVLNHLSDGKHELMDASELVAEINKLLQDVRQN; encoded by the exons ATGAACCGCAAAAACTTAGAGATGCAGCACAGCGGCAGTAAGATGCACTTTGTGTTCGTTTTTGCACTGGTGGCGGTGTCTTTCGATAAGGCTGCGCTGGGCAAGAATTTGAAATACAGGATTTACGAGGAGCAGAGAGTGGGATCGGTAATCGCAAGGCTATCGGAGGACGTAGCggatgttttattaaaaattccGAACCCTTCCTCGGTTCGCTTTCGAGCCATGCAGAGGGGGAACTCTCCCTTGCTTGTAGTCCGTGAGGATAACGGGGAAATCAGCATAGGAGCTAAAATTGACCGGGAACAACTCTGCCAGAAAAACTTAAACTGCTCCATAGAGTTTGATGTGATCACTCTGCCCACTGAACATCTGCAGCTTTTCCATGTGGAAGTTGAAGTGCTGGATATTAATGACAACTCCCCGCAGTTTTCCCGGGCTCTCATCCCGATTGAGATATCCGAGAGCGCAGCTGTAGGAACCCGGATCCCTCTGGACAGCGCTTTTGACCCAGATGTGGGGGACAACTCCCTTCACACTTACTCCCTTTctgcaaatgatttttttagtATTGAAGTGAGGACAAGGACTGACGGTGCTAAGTATGCAGAGCTCATCGTGGTCAGAGAACTGGACAGGGAGTTGAAGTCAAGTTATGAACTCCAGCTCACTGCTTCAGATAAGGGGGTGCCGCAGAGGTCTGGCTCGTCCATCCTGAAAATAAGCATTTCTGATTCCAACGACAACAGTCCTGTTTTTGAACAGCAGTCGTATATAATTCAACTCTTGGAAAACTCACCGATTGGGACTTTGCTCATAGACCTCAATGCTACTGATCCAGATGAGGGCGCTAATGGTAAAGTCGTGTACTCTTTTAGCAGTCATGTGTCTTCCAAAATTACAGAGACTTTTAGGATAGATTCAGAAAAGGGACATCTGACCCTCCTGAAGCAAGTGGACTATGAAATAACCAAATCCTATGAAATTGATGCTCAGGCTCAAGATATGGGGCCAAATTCCATTCCAGCTCACTgcaaaattataattaaaattgtGGATGTGAATGACAACAGACCTGAAATTAACTTAAACTTGATgtccccagaaaaagaagagacagCCTACATTTCTGAAGGGTCACCCCTGGACACTTTCGTTGCCCTAGTCAGAGTGCAAGACAAGGACTCTGGCGTGAATGGAGAGATAGTTTGCAAGCTCCATGGACACGGCCACTTTAAACTCCAAAAGACTTATGAAAATAACTATTTAATCTTGACTAATGCCAGTCTAGATAGGGAAAAGAGATCTGAATACAGCTTGACTGTAATAGCAGAGGACAAGGGAACGCCAAGTCTCTCCACGGTAAAACACTTTACTGTCCAAATCAGTGATGAAAATGACAACCCACCCCGCTTCCAGACAAACAGATATGAAGTTGTTATCTTAGAAAATAACTCTCCAGGAGCGTATATCACATCTGTGACAGCCACAGACCCAGACCTAGGGGACAATGGGCAGGTGACCTACACTATTTTGGAGAGCTATATTTTGGGAAGTTCTATAACCACCTACGTGACCATTGATCCCTCCAATGGGGCGATCTATGCCCTGAGAACTTTTGACCATGAAGAAGTAAATCAAATTGCATTTATGGTTCAAGCGAGGGATGGAGGGAGCCAGCAGCTTGTTAGTAATACCACAGTTGTACTAACCATCATTGATGAAAATGATAATGCACCTGTCATTGTCGGTCCAGCACTACGCAACAGCACGGCAGAAATCTCAATCCCTAAAGATGCTGGAATTGGCTTTCTTGTCACCAGGATAAGGGCTACAGATAGAGACTCTGGTATGAACTCTGAACTCAGCTGCTCCATAGCAGCTGACAAGGAAAACATCTTTGTGATGGATCCCAAAACTTGTGACATTTCCATCAATGTGAGTGTCGAGTCAGTTCCAGCAAAACAATGGGAGTTTTTTGTGATAGTCCAGGATAAAGGCAGTCCTCAGCTTAGTACTAAAGCACTTCTGAAATGTACAGTTTTTGAGtatgtttattcattttcaagCACAGAAGCTACTTTGGTAAGCCAACCCTCTTTGGATGTCTCAATGATAACAATTATATCCTTAGGATCAATATGTGCCGTGTTGTTGGTCATTATGGTTATCTTTGCCACGAGATGTAATCGAGAGAAAAAGGACACCAGGTCCTACAACTGCCGTGTGGCAGAATCAACCTACCAGCACCACCCAAAGCGACCCTCACGACAGATCCACAAAGGGGACATTACATTAGTGCCAACGGTCAATGGCACTTTACCCATCAGATCTCACCACAGAGCGTCTCCATCATCATCTCCAACCCTGGAAAGGGGACAAATGAGCAGCCGGCAGAGCCACCACAGCCACCAATCGCTTAACAGCCTGGTGACAATCTCCTCTAACCACGTGCCTGAAAACTTCTCGCTGGAACTCACCCATGCCACTCCAGCTGTTGAG GTTTCCCAACTTCTTTCGATGCTTCACCAAGGCCAGTATCAACCAAGGCCAAGTTTTCGAGGAAACAAATATTCCAGAAGCTACAG ATATGCCCTACAAGATATGGATAAATTCAGCTTGAAAGACAGTGGCCGGGGTGATAGTGAAGCTGGAGACAGCGATTATGATTTGGGTAGAGAGTCTCCAATTGACAGACTTCTTGGGGAAGGATTCAGTGACCTTTTCCTTACTGATGGGAGAATTCCTGCAG CAATGCGACTGTGCACAGAGGAATGCAGGGTTCTGGGCCACTCAGACCAGTGCTGGATGCCACCACTGCCCTCTCCCTCGACTGATTACAGAAGTAACATGTTCATCCCTGGGGAGGAGTTTCAGTCACCGCAGCAGCaactacagcagcagcagcagcagcagagccttgAGGAAGATCCGCAGCCTGCTGACACAAGTGAAAAGAAGAAGAGCTTTTCAACATTTGGCAAAGACTGTCAGGGTGAGGAGGAATCGGGGGACACCTGcacctcctctctcctctctgaaATGAGTAGTGTCTTCCAGCGCCTGCTGCCTCCCTCACTAGATGCCTACACAGAGTGCAGTGAGATGGATCGCTCAAATTCGTTGGAGCGCAGGAAGGGACATTTGCCAGCCAAAACTCTAAATTACCCACAGGGGGTGGCTGCCTGGGCAGCCAGCACACATTTCCAAAATCCTGCCAACAATGGGCCCACTCTAGGGACTCACTCAAGTGCGCAGCCTTCCTCTAAATGGCTGCCAGCCATGGAGGAAATCCCAGAGAATTACGAAGAAGATGATTTTGACAATGTGCTCAACCACCTCAGTGATGGCAAACACGAACTCATGGATGCCAGTGAGCTGGTGGCAGAAATTAACAAGCTGCTGCAAGATGTCCGGCAGAACTAA